The Leadbettera azotonutricia ZAS-9 genome has a window encoding:
- a CDS encoding type II toxin-antitoxin system RelE/ParE family toxin, translating to MKYKISWSKDAGEELIEIISWYKYNVGINVARKISTKINSQVKKLKDMPRIGRQVSLLKDMGINEYLQVAIEHWIVYYRIEKDIINIISVIDERRDLEEILYKKIIDGKIK from the coding sequence ATGAAATATAAAATCAGTTGGTCAAAGGATGCAGGGGAGGAATTAATTGAAATTATCTCATGGTATAAATATAATGTAGGCATAAACGTTGCACGAAAAATATCTACAAAAATAAATTCCCAAGTAAAAAAATTAAAGGATATGCCAAGAATTGGAAGGCAGGTATCATTGTTGAAAGATATGGGAATAAATGAATATTTACAAGTAGCGATAGAACATTGGATAGTATATTATAGAATTGAAAAGGATATTATAAATATTATTTCAGTAATTGACGAAAGAAGAGACTTAGAAGAAATATTATATAAAAAGATTATAGATGGAAAAATTAAATGA
- a CDS encoding HAD family hydrolase — translation MFDLDGTLYDSRHIGARLVLACPWEAPLLLAERKTRKSLAGCDYGGSETYYHEFLSRLSLATRKPEPFLRSWYFDSFMPRMCKVLKKHYQHRPGLPELFKTLARKGLKFAVYSDYPMVAERLHSLGLNPESCGLIFGPENFGAQKPAARPFLSIAEAMNVPPKETLVVGDREDSDGAGAAAAGMSFFKIETGGDWEEFLKSLNLAS, via the coding sequence ATCTTCGATCTTGACGGAACCCTGTACGATTCCAGGCATATCGGCGCGCGGCTTGTTTTGGCTTGCCCCTGGGAGGCTCCCCTCCTTCTGGCTGAACGCAAAACCCGGAAGTCCCTGGCAGGATGCGATTACGGCGGGAGCGAAACTTATTACCATGAGTTTCTTTCCCGCCTGTCTTTGGCCACCCGTAAACCGGAGCCCTTCCTCCGCTCCTGGTACTTTGATTCCTTTATGCCGCGGATGTGCAAGGTTTTAAAAAAGCATTACCAGCATCGGCCGGGGCTGCCCGAACTGTTCAAAACACTCGCCCGCAAAGGGCTGAAATTCGCCGTCTATTCCGATTATCCCATGGTGGCAGAACGCCTGCATTCCCTGGGCCTGAACCCGGAAAGCTGCGGCTTGATATTCGGCCCCGAAAATTTCGGCGCCCAGAAGCCGGCAGCCCGGCCCTTCCTGTCCATCGCAGAGGCAATGAATGTCCCTCCCAAGGAAACGCTGGTTGTAGGCGACCGGGAGGACAGCGACGGGGCAGGAGCAGCGGCAGCGGGCATGAGCTTTTTCAAGATAGAAACTGGCGGGGATTGGGAAGAATTTCTAAAGAGTCTTAACCTCGCGTCCTGA
- the murA gene encoding UDP-N-acetylglucosamine 1-carboxyvinyltransferase: MNQYLIEGGSPISGTIRASGNKNAALPCIAAALLTGAPVVLRNIPDIEDVQVMFEVYRSLGGETEPLGPNAWKMKLGDIKNSEIPQEQARKIRASILFAGPLLARTGKAVLPPPGGDVIGRRRLDTHFLALTELGAKVRIKDAYIFTAPHLKGADIFLDEASVTATENAIMAAVLAKGETILTNAASEPHVQDLCRMLSSMGAIINGIGSNILTIKGVEKLGGCDFEIGADFMEVGSFIGLAAATRGELTIEGARPKDLRPAKIAFSKLGIVWEIEGNTIHVPAKQAMEVNCDLGGMIPKIDDAPWPGFPPDLTSIVTVVATQVKGTVLIHEKMFESRMFFVDKLIGMGARIVLCDPHRAVVTGPSKLAGSELHSPDVRAGMAMVIAAMAAEGSSVINNIYQIERGYEHLTERLSSLGGKINRA, encoded by the coding sequence ATGAATCAGTATCTTATTGAGGGCGGCAGCCCCATCTCCGGGACCATCAGGGCCAGCGGCAACAAAAACGCTGCCCTGCCCTGCATTGCAGCAGCCCTTTTAACCGGAGCGCCGGTGGTTCTGCGCAATATCCCCGATATCGAAGATGTTCAGGTCATGTTTGAAGTGTACCGTTCCCTTGGGGGCGAGACTGAACCCCTGGGGCCCAATGCCTGGAAGATGAAGCTGGGAGATATAAAAAATTCCGAGATCCCCCAGGAGCAGGCAAGGAAGATACGGGCCTCCATACTTTTCGCAGGCCCCTTGCTGGCAAGAACCGGCAAGGCCGTGCTTCCCCCTCCCGGCGGGGACGTCATTGGCCGGCGGCGGCTCGACACCCACTTTCTTGCCCTTACGGAGCTGGGGGCAAAAGTCAGGATAAAGGACGCATACATATTTACCGCGCCCCATCTCAAGGGGGCCGACATTTTCCTTGACGAAGCTTCGGTCACTGCAACGGAAAACGCCATCATGGCGGCAGTGCTTGCCAAGGGCGAAACCATACTTACCAATGCGGCAAGCGAACCCCATGTGCAGGATCTTTGCCGCATGCTTTCGTCCATGGGCGCCATCATCAACGGCATAGGTTCAAATATCCTCACCATAAAAGGTGTGGAAAAACTTGGGGGCTGCGACTTTGAAATCGGGGCCGACTTTATGGAAGTTGGCTCGTTCATTGGGCTTGCGGCAGCTACCCGGGGCGAACTTACCATCGAAGGGGCAAGGCCCAAAGATCTCAGGCCCGCGAAGATAGCATTCAGCAAACTTGGCATTGTTTGGGAAATCGAAGGGAATACCATCCATGTCCCCGCAAAGCAGGCCATGGAAGTAAATTGCGATTTGGGGGGCATGATACCTAAGATCGACGACGCACCCTGGCCGGGATTTCCGCCGGACCTCACCAGTATTGTTACTGTTGTTGCAACCCAGGTGAAGGGCACGGTGCTTATCCACGAGAAGATGTTCGAGTCCCGAATGTTTTTTGTGGACAAGCTTATCGGCATGGGCGCCCGTATCGTGCTCTGCGATCCCCACCGGGCGGTGGTTACCGGGCCTTCAAAACTTGCAGGCTCTGAGCTTCACAGCCCCGATGTACGCGCAGGCATGGCCATGGTCATAGCCGCCATGGCCGCCGAGGGCAGCAGTGTCATCAACAATATCTACCAGATTGAACGGGGATATGAACACCTGACCGAGCGGCTTTCCTCCCTGGGAGGAAAAATAAACAGGGCTTAA
- a CDS encoding DUF2461 family protein produces the protein MKNNKPKYEQAKHEFENILFKLNRDTRFSNDKSPYNTVPNIIRLKWEIRSTAHF, from the coding sequence ATGAAAAACAATAAACCAAAATATGAACAGGCAAAACATGAATTTGAAAATATTTTATTTAAACTTAATAGAGACACACGGTTTAGCAATGACAAATCGCCATACAATACTGTGCCTAACATTATTCGCCTAAAATGGGAAATACGCTCAACTGCGCACTTTTAA
- a CDS encoding Hsp20/alpha crystallin family protein, translating to MKAVTLYRPAVLENALSGFDRYMDSFFGDNFLSPADRIFSHLPAMDVRETEKSYVLEAELPGYDEKEIEVHLDNNTLTIESKREEEKKEEKNDNYMIRERRSSSFARSFKLPENADPEGISALFKNGVLTLEISKRAEAQKKVIQISRN from the coding sequence ATGAAAGCTGTAACTTTGTATCGCCCTGCAGTCCTTGAGAACGCCCTCAGCGGTTTTGACCGCTACATGGATTCCTTCTTTGGGGATAACTTCCTTAGCCCCGCAGACAGGATCTTCAGCCATCTTCCTGCCATGGACGTGCGTGAAACCGAAAAGTCCTATGTGCTGGAAGCCGAGCTCCCCGGCTACGACGAGAAGGAAATCGAAGTCCACCTGGACAACAACACCCTGACCATCGAGTCCAAGAGGGAAGAGGAAAAGAAAGAAGAGAAGAACGACAATTACATGATCCGGGAACGCCGGTCCTCTTCCTTCGCCCGCTCCTTCAAGCTCCCCGAAAACGCCGACCCCGAAGGCATCAGCGCATTGTTCAAAAATGGCGTACTCACCCTGGAGATCAGCAAGAGGGCCGAAGCCCAGAAAAAAGTGATCCAGATTTCTAGGAACTAA
- a CDS encoding RNA recognition motif domain-containing protein, translating into MAKKLYVGNLSYQTTEDGLRNLFSQFGNVTSSKIIFDRESGSSKGFGFIEMSTDEEAAAAITGTNGHEFEGRQLRVNEAMDKPRRDRGGNGGGYGGNGGW; encoded by the coding sequence ATGGCTAAGAAACTGTATGTCGGAAATCTCTCGTATCAGACCACAGAAGACGGACTTCGCAATCTGTTTTCGCAATTCGGCAATGTCACCTCCTCCAAGATCATCTTCGATCGCGAATCAGGCAGCTCCAAGGGTTTTGGATTTATCGAAATGAGCACTGACGAAGAAGCCGCCGCCGCAATTACCGGCACCAACGGCCACGAATTCGAAGGCCGCCAGCTCCGGGTAAACGAAGCGATGGACAAACCCCGCCGTGACCGCGGCGGCAATGGCGGTGGATACGGCGGCAACGGCGGCTGGTAA
- a CDS encoding GH3 auxin-responsive promoter family protein, translating into MAIKKVKGWWLIRLALTIIGKVGIGKMTKASKNAIRSQEQTLRGFLTTARDTVYGKEHHFDTILEATTALDLFERYRKEVPIGDYENFKPYIERHKHGEANILFPGKPKMYATTSGTTKEPKWIPITEQYYQEVYKVMNQLWFYGMVMNKPKVFYGKTLSIVGKAIEGAAPDGTVYGSVGGIGQRDIPKFMKVLHTAPADVFGITDYKARYYTIMRMGIEQDCTLIITANPSTLVEMQNNANEFYDDYVEDIEQGTLSQKFPISDEIRKAVEARLKPNPKRADELRALRVRHGNVMPRHYWPNMQAVNTWFCGNTEVFFKKVRDSFPESCVFHEMGYNSTECRPGIVLKSNCPDTVIFGNKVYIEFIHESELESENPRIYQMYEVKRGQRYCMIVTTSAGLYRYNMNDLIEITGFVNQFPTLKLIQKVNGTVNLTGEKLHETQFIEAVHDAERDTGNRVAFFIGFADVTKPTYRFYYEFVNADITQEKAENFTQVLDEYLKKYNIEYESKRSSNRLKYPETALLVNESFEKFKATCIDKGYRDGQFKVNLLMQDEKRHALFKELVR; encoded by the coding sequence ATGGCTATAAAGAAAGTGAAAGGCTGGTGGTTAATCCGCTTGGCACTGACTATCATTGGCAAGGTTGGCATCGGGAAGATGACGAAGGCGTCCAAAAACGCTATACGATCCCAGGAACAGACCTTGCGCGGCTTCCTTACCACAGCACGGGATACGGTGTACGGCAAGGAACATCATTTTGACACCATTCTTGAAGCAACCACCGCATTGGATCTGTTTGAACGGTACAGGAAAGAAGTGCCCATCGGCGATTACGAAAACTTCAAGCCCTATATCGAGCGGCACAAGCATGGGGAGGCGAATATCCTGTTCCCCGGCAAGCCAAAGATGTACGCCACCACCAGCGGCACTACCAAGGAACCCAAATGGATACCTATCACCGAGCAGTACTACCAGGAAGTATACAAGGTGATGAACCAGCTTTGGTTTTACGGCATGGTCATGAACAAGCCCAAGGTGTTTTACGGCAAGACCCTTTCCATCGTGGGCAAAGCCATAGAAGGGGCTGCCCCGGATGGGACAGTATACGGTTCTGTCGGGGGAATCGGCCAGCGCGATATCCCTAAATTCATGAAGGTACTCCACACCGCTCCGGCGGATGTTTTCGGCATCACCGATTACAAGGCCCGGTATTATACGATCATGCGGATGGGCATCGAACAGGATTGTACCCTGATCATCACCGCAAATCCCAGTACTCTGGTGGAAATGCAGAACAACGCCAATGAATTCTATGATGATTACGTAGAGGACATTGAACAAGGAACCCTGAGCCAAAAATTCCCCATCTCCGATGAAATCCGCAAAGCCGTGGAAGCGAGGCTCAAACCGAACCCGAAGCGGGCGGATGAACTGCGCGCCTTAAGGGTGCGGCACGGAAATGTAATGCCCAGGCATTACTGGCCCAATATGCAGGCAGTCAACACCTGGTTTTGCGGCAACACCGAGGTGTTCTTCAAAAAAGTGCGGGATTCCTTCCCCGAAAGCTGTGTGTTCCATGAAATGGGCTACAATTCCACCGAATGCAGGCCCGGAATTGTGCTTAAAAGCAATTGCCCGGACACCGTTATTTTTGGCAACAAGGTGTATATTGAATTTATCCATGAGTCGGAGCTGGAAAGCGAAAACCCCCGCATCTACCAGATGTACGAAGTGAAACGGGGCCAGCGCTACTGCATGATCGTGACCACCTCCGCAGGGCTGTACCGGTACAATATGAACGACCTGATTGAAATCACCGGTTTTGTCAACCAATTCCCCACACTCAAGCTGATCCAGAAGGTGAACGGCACAGTAAACCTTACGGGCGAGAAACTCCACGAGACCCAGTTTATCGAAGCAGTGCATGATGCGGAACGGGACACAGGCAACCGGGTAGCCTTCTTTATCGGTTTTGCCGATGTGACCAAGCCGACCTACCGGTTCTACTACGAATTTGTCAACGCCGATATCACCCAGGAAAAAGCCGAGAACTTTACCCAGGTCCTGGACGAGTACCTTAAAAAGTACAATATTGAGTACGAGTCCAAGCGTTCTTCGAACCGCCTCAAATACCCGGAGACTGCACTTCTGGTGAACGAATCCTTTGAAAAGTTCAAAGCTACCTGCATCGACAAAGGCTACCGGGATGGCCAGTTCAAGGTAAACCTCCTCATGCAGGATGAAAAACGCCACGCCCTGTTCAAGGAACTGGTACGGTAA
- a CDS encoding GH3 auxin-responsive promoter family protein has product MGIKKVKGWWLIRLALTIVGKKGIGELKKASKNAIKAQEQTLRNILSASKDTVYGKEHHFDEVLAASSPQDLFERYRKEVSINDYEDLRPYVERHKQGEAGVLFPGKPKMYATTSGTTKEPKWIPITERYYQEVYKVMNQLWFYAMITNKPKVFYGKTLSIVGKATEGAAPDGTVFGSISGISQRDIPGFMKVLHPAPADIFNIADYKARYYTIMRMGIEQDCTLIITANPSTLVEMQNNANEFYDDYVEDIEKGTLSRKFPIPDEIRAVLAERLKPNPERAAELRRLKAQYGNVLPRHYWPNMQAVNVWFCGNTGIFLEKVKDSFPKTCVFHEFGYFATECRPGIVLKSNTPDTVVFGHKVYVEFVHESELESENPRVYQMYEVKKGERYCLIVTTSAGLYRYNMNDLIEITGFINQFPTLKLIQKVNGTVNITGEKLHERQFIEAVHAAERDTGNRVAFFVGFADVTKPTYRFYYEFVNHDITQEKAENFTRVLDEYLKKYNIEYESKRASNRLKQPETALLVNESFEKFKATCIDKGYRDGQFKVNLLMQDEKRHALFKELVR; this is encoded by the coding sequence ATGGGCATAAAGAAGGTGAAGGGCTGGTGGCTAATCCGCCTTGCACTGACTATTGTTGGGAAAAAGGGCATCGGGGAGCTTAAGAAGGCTTCGAAGAATGCCATAAAAGCCCAGGAACAGACCCTTCGCAATATCCTTAGCGCATCAAAAGATACGGTTTACGGCAAGGAGCATCATTTTGATGAGGTTCTTGCGGCGTCCAGCCCCCAGGATTTGTTCGAGCGGTACCGGAAAGAAGTTTCCATCAATGATTACGAAGATCTCCGGCCTTACGTGGAGCGGCACAAGCAGGGCGAGGCGGGCGTCCTGTTCCCCGGCAAGCCCAAGATGTACGCAACCACCAGCGGCACAACCAAGGAACCCAAATGGATACCTATCACCGAGCGGTACTATCAGGAAGTGTATAAGGTGATGAACCAGCTCTGGTTCTACGCCATGATCACCAACAAACCCAAGGTGTTCTACGGCAAGACCCTTTCCATCGTGGGCAAGGCCACAGAAGGGGCGGCCCCGGACGGGACAGTTTTTGGCTCTATTTCCGGCATCTCCCAGCGGGACATTCCCGGCTTTATGAAGGTGCTGCACCCCGCGCCGGCGGATATTTTCAACATCGCCGATTACAAGGCCAGGTATTATACAATTATGCGCATGGGCATTGAGCAGGACTGCACCCTGATCATCACCGCCAATCCCAGCACCCTGGTAGAAATGCAGAACAACGCCAATGAATTTTATGACGACTATGTAGAGGATATTGAAAAGGGAACCCTGAGCCGGAAATTCCCCATCCCCGACGAAATCCGCGCAGTCCTGGCGGAGCGTCTCAAGCCGAACCCGGAACGGGCAGCGGAACTGCGGCGCTTAAAGGCCCAGTATGGGAATGTCCTTCCCAGGCATTACTGGCCCAATATGCAGGCAGTCAATGTCTGGTTTTGCGGCAACACCGGGATATTCCTGGAGAAGGTCAAAGATTCCTTCCCCAAGACCTGCGTTTTCCATGAATTTGGCTACTTTGCCACAGAATGTCGGCCCGGCATTGTGCTGAAAAGCAATACCCCGGATACGGTCGTTTTCGGCCACAAGGTATATGTCGAATTTGTCCATGAATCGGAACTGGAAAGCGAAAATCCTCGGGTCTACCAGATGTACGAGGTGAAAAAAGGCGAACGGTACTGCCTGATTGTGACCACCTCCGCAGGGCTGTACCGGTACAACATGAACGATCTGATTGAAATTACCGGGTTCATAAATCAATTCCCTACCCTCAAGCTGATCCAGAAGGTGAACGGCACGGTGAACATCACCGGCGAAAAGCTCCACGAGCGGCAGTTTATCGAAGCGGTGCACGCAGCGGAACGGGACACGGGCAACAGGGTGGCTTTCTTCGTGGGCTTCGCGGATGTGACCAAGCCCACCTACCGATTCTACTACGAATTTGTCAATCACGACATTACCCAGGAAAAGGCCGAGAACTTTACCCGGGTCCTGGATGAATACCTGAAAAAGTACAACATCGAATACGAGTCAAAGCGCGCATCGAACCGGCTCAAGCAGCCCGAGACTGCCCTTTTGGTGAACGAGTCCTTCGAAAAGTTCAAGGCAACCTGCATCGACAAGGGCTACCGTGACGGTCAATTTAAGGTTAATCTTCTTATGCAGGATGAAAAACGGCACGCCCTGTTCAAGGAACTGGTACGGTAG
- the radA gene encoding DNA repair protein RadA, protein MKKQRTFIFKCSSCGHEEPKWLGRCPECGEWNTLTETPITGRGTAKASGSSRALPQSFPLSSVDPLEGSRIASGIGELDRVLGGGIMKSSAILVGGEPGIGKSTLLLQAAAAADTKGRILYISGEESAGQIRMRADRLGIMGAGTKGERIEIFCSGNLEEIQTILEASKPVLIIVDSAQTLFSSEAGLVPGTINQMKYCSWDLISWVKEHDAALFLVAHVTKDGLISGPKSLEHMVDTVLYFEGASSAASDGDCRFLRAAKNRFGSVDEIGIFTMGEKGLSIVEDPSLLFLVRREGELPPGVATAAVLEGSRTLLVEIQALTVPAKGAMSRVFSDRIDSARVSRVAATIEKHLGLRLSDQDLYINVAGGIRIAEVGVELALACAIYSARTSIPLPAKTAIAGELSLAGEVRPLRRQPGRVKAARNLGFDSFLGPAPNESGTGYMGVHDIKSAIKSVFS, encoded by the coding sequence ATGAAAAAGCAGAGAACCTTCATCTTTAAGTGCTCATCCTGCGGCCACGAAGAGCCCAAGTGGCTGGGCCGCTGCCCCGAGTGCGGCGAATGGAACACCCTCACCGAAACCCCCATCACCGGGCGGGGCACAGCCAAAGCGTCCGGCAGCAGCCGAGCCCTCCCCCAATCCTTCCCCCTGTCGTCGGTGGACCCCCTTGAGGGAAGCCGCATAGCCTCCGGCATAGGCGAGCTTGACCGCGTATTGGGCGGGGGCATCATGAAAAGTTCCGCCATACTCGTGGGGGGCGAACCGGGAATAGGCAAATCCACCCTGCTCCTCCAGGCAGCCGCGGCGGCAGACACAAAGGGCAGGATACTCTATATCTCGGGGGAAGAATCCGCAGGCCAAATCAGGATGAGGGCCGACAGGCTGGGCATTATGGGCGCCGGGACAAAAGGGGAAAGAATCGAAATCTTCTGCTCCGGGAACCTCGAAGAAATACAGACCATTCTGGAAGCATCAAAACCGGTGCTTATCATCGTGGATTCAGCCCAGACCCTTTTCAGCTCAGAGGCTGGATTGGTGCCTGGCACCATAAATCAGATGAAATACTGCTCCTGGGATCTCATTTCGTGGGTCAAGGAACATGACGCCGCCCTTTTCCTTGTGGCCCATGTTACCAAAGACGGGCTCATCTCGGGCCCGAAGTCGCTGGAGCACATGGTGGACACAGTCCTTTATTTTGAAGGCGCCTCCTCGGCTGCCAGCGACGGCGACTGCCGTTTCCTCAGGGCTGCGAAGAACCGCTTCGGCTCGGTGGACGAAATCGGCATCTTCACCATGGGCGAAAAGGGCCTCTCCATCGTGGAAGATCCTTCCCTCCTCTTCCTGGTCCGCAGGGAGGGCGAGCTGCCCCCCGGGGTCGCCACCGCCGCAGTGCTCGAGGGCTCCCGGACCTTATTGGTCGAAATTCAGGCGCTCACAGTCCCCGCCAAAGGCGCCATGAGCCGGGTCTTTTCGGACCGCATCGACAGCGCAAGGGTTTCGCGGGTGGCTGCAACCATCGAAAAGCACCTGGGCCTCAGGCTTTCGGACCAGGACCTCTACATCAACGTGGCCGGGGGCATACGGATTGCCGAGGTGGGCGTGGAGCTGGCCCTGGCCTGCGCCATCTATTCTGCCAGAACCAGCATTCCCCTGCCCGCCAAGACTGCCATAGCGGGCGAATTGTCCCTGGCAGGCGAAGTGCGCCCCCTGAGGCGCCAGCCCGGCAGGGTCAAGGCAGCCAGGAACCTGGGCTTCGATTCCTTCCTGGGGCCAGCCCCCAATGAGTCAGGGACGGGATATATGGGCGTCCATGACATAAAATCTGCAATAAAGAGCGTTTTTTCCTGA
- the ade gene encoding adenine deaminase, with protein sequence MFMGKNELQKLMDTAAGRRPADLLIKNARIADVYSGVFFQGDAAVSGEYIAGIVPGEGGYEALAVVDAAGAYLLPGFIDSHIHIESSYLCPEEFGRLLVPLGTTTIITDPHEIVNIAGLSGLAYMLGAAEQSALDIKFMLPSCVPATPFDHAGARIDAQDMAKPLEDGRILGLGEFMDFPDLIGGKDAVLDKVILARKAGKLIDGHAPLLTGKDLNAYTASGIHTDHECTTVEEMQEKISRGMYAMLRQGSACDDLAVLVKGVTDKNNRRCLLCSDDLQPRTIRERGHMNALLKNCVEAGLAPMAAIRMATLNAAECFRLHDRGAIAPGLRADMVLVHDLENFHAEKVFIAGKLISENNRYLPQIIRHDDSAVRGTFHVRDFSKERLKLRLNSDTVYVIDVSAGSLITGKGKAKVKRDSEGCFVHESGVDIAKIAVVERHHNTGNIGLALLRGFGIKRGAIAISISHDSHNIITAGVSDDDIVFAVEELLRQNGGMALVQGGKLLAGMSLPLGGIMSDQSGEWVEKKLSAIYECARRDLGIKEEIDPVSIFAFMSLAVIPELKLTDMGLFDFASRKIIPLEAE encoded by the coding sequence ATGTTTATGGGAAAAAACGAACTGCAAAAGTTGATGGACACTGCCGCAGGCAGACGGCCTGCGGATCTTTTGATAAAAAACGCCCGGATAGCCGATGTTTATTCGGGTGTTTTTTTCCAGGGGGACGCGGCTGTCTCGGGGGAATATATCGCGGGCATTGTCCCCGGCGAGGGCGGCTATGAGGCCCTTGCGGTTGTTGATGCGGCTGGGGCTTACCTCCTTCCCGGCTTTATCGACAGCCACATCCATATAGAGAGTTCCTACCTTTGCCCCGAAGAATTTGGCCGCCTTTTGGTTCCCCTCGGCACCACTACAATCATCACCGACCCCCACGAGATCGTCAATATCGCGGGCCTCTCCGGCCTTGCATATATGCTGGGGGCCGCAGAGCAAAGCGCCCTGGATATAAAATTCATGCTCCCCTCCTGTGTGCCTGCCACACCCTTTGACCATGCGGGGGCACGCATTGATGCCCAGGATATGGCAAAGCCCCTTGAAGACGGACGCATTCTGGGGCTTGGGGAATTTATGGATTTCCCTGATTTGATTGGCGGAAAGGATGCTGTCCTGGACAAAGTGATCCTTGCCAGGAAGGCAGGCAAATTGATTGATGGCCATGCGCCTCTTTTGACCGGCAAAGATCTCAACGCGTATACTGCTTCGGGGATTCATACTGATCATGAGTGCACCACTGTGGAGGAGATGCAGGAAAAGATAAGCCGTGGCATGTATGCGATGCTCCGCCAGGGTTCTGCCTGCGATGATCTTGCGGTTCTGGTGAAGGGGGTGACGGACAAAAACAATCGCCGCTGCCTCCTTTGTTCCGACGATCTGCAGCCAAGGACCATTCGGGAAAGGGGGCACATGAACGCCCTGCTTAAAAACTGCGTTGAGGCGGGATTGGCGCCTATGGCTGCCATCAGGATGGCCACGCTTAATGCCGCGGAATGTTTCCGTCTCCACGACAGGGGCGCCATTGCGCCGGGCCTCAGGGCGGATATGGTTCTGGTGCATGATCTTGAAAATTTCCATGCGGAAAAAGTGTTCATCGCAGGGAAATTGATCTCCGAAAACAACCGCTACCTGCCGCAAATAATTCGCCATGACGATTCTGCGGTGCGCGGCACTTTTCATGTCAGGGATTTTTCAAAAGAAAGGCTTAAGCTCCGGCTTAATAGCGATACTGTTTATGTTATTGATGTAAGCGCAGGTTCCCTTATTACCGGCAAAGGAAAGGCAAAGGTTAAGCGGGATAGCGAAGGCTGCTTTGTGCATGAAAGCGGTGTTGATATTGCAAAGATAGCGGTAGTGGAACGGCACCATAATACGGGGAATATCGGCCTTGCCCTTCTCAGGGGCTTCGGCATTAAGCGCGGCGCAATTGCCATCTCCATATCCCACGATTCCCATAACATTATTACTGCGGGTGTTTCTGATGATGACATTGTTTTTGCAGTAGAAGAATTGCTGCGCCAGAACGGCGGCATGGCGCTTGTGCAGGGCGGGAAGCTCCTTGCAGGCATGAGCCTCCCTTTGGGAGGGATTATGAGCGATCAAAGCGGAGAATGGGTAGAAAAGAAGCTTTCTGCAATTTACGAATGCGCCCGCCGGGATCTTGGCATAAAAGAAGAGATAGACCCTGTTTCAATTTTTGCATTTATGTCCCTGGCGGTTATCCCCGAACTGAAACTCACCGACATGGGCCTCTTCGATTTTGCGTCCCGGAAGATTATCCCCCTTGAGGCAGAATGA